A genome region from Chryseobacterium sp. G0186 includes the following:
- a CDS encoding MIP/aquaporin family protein, translating to MTPFIAEVIGTMLLILLGNGVVANVVLKDTKGNNSGWIVITTAWALAVFVGVTVAGPVSGAHLNPAVTIGLAAAGKFSWDLVPTYIAAQMIGGMLGAFLVWLFHKDHFAITEDEGAKLACFSTSPAIRKVSSNLISEIIGTFVLVFVIFHFSDPSIALQVDPNAKVGLGSVGAIPVTFLVWVIGLSLGGTTGYAINPARDLAPRIMHAILPVKGSSDWSYAWIPVLGPITGAVIAALLFIMLK from the coding sequence ATGACTCCATTTATCGCAGAAGTGATCGGAACGATGCTTCTTATATTGTTAGGCAACGGTGTTGTAGCCAATGTCGTCCTGAAAGATACCAAAGGGAATAACTCCGGATGGATTGTTATCACCACAGCATGGGCATTAGCCGTTTTTGTTGGGGTAACTGTTGCCGGTCCCGTAAGTGGTGCCCACCTTAACCCGGCTGTAACCATTGGTTTGGCAGCTGCAGGAAAGTTTTCATGGGACTTAGTGCCCACCTACATTGCTGCCCAAATGATTGGGGGAATGCTTGGAGCTTTTCTTGTGTGGTTATTCCATAAAGATCATTTTGCCATTACGGAGGATGAAGGAGCAAAGTTGGCTTGTTTCAGCACAAGTCCTGCTATCAGAAAAGTTTCTTCCAACCTGATTAGTGAAATTATCGGAACCTTTGTACTGGTCTTTGTTATTTTTCATTTTTCGGATCCAAGTATTGCTTTGCAGGTAGACCCTAATGCGAAAGTTGGATTAGGTTCTGTAGGAGCTATCCCCGTTACATTTCTTGTTTGGGTAATAGGACTTTCCTTAGGAGGAACTACAGGATATGCTATTAATCCTGCGAGAGATCTTGCTCCCAGAATTATGCACGCCATCCTTCCGGTAAAGGGCAGCAGTGACTGGAGTTATGCATGGATTCCTGTATTAGGACCTATCACAGGGGCTGTCATTGCAGCATTATTATTCATCATGCTAAAATAA
- the glpK gene encoding glycerol kinase GlpK has translation MNEKLILALDQGTTSSRAILFNHSGEIKYVSQKDFRQIFPTPGWVEHDPNEIWSSQISVAAEIIAKAGISGLEVAAIGITNQRETTIVWDKESGEPIYNAIVWQDRRTSKYCDELKEQGHAETIREKTGLVLDAYFSATKLKWILDNVEGAREKAEAGELCFGTVDTWLVWKLTRGKMFITDVSNASRTMLLNIHTLEWDNDLLQLFNIPRAILPEVKQSSEVYGETATTLFSTKIPIAGIAGDQQAALFGQMCTSPGMVKNTYGTGCFLLMNTGKEAVSSKNNLLTTVAWKINGEVNYALEGSVFVGGAAIQWLRDGLKLIQSSDQVNDLAASVEDNGGVYFVPALTGLGAPHWDQYARGTIVGITRGTTDGHIARATLEGIAFQVYDIVKSMEADSGRASLELRVDGGASASDLLMQIQSDLFGFKITRPKTLETTALGAAYLAGLAVGYWKNIDEIQAQWIVDKDFHPKLEKEKVDTMVHFWTKAVSRAQSWIED, from the coding sequence ATGAATGAAAAATTAATACTCGCTTTAGATCAGGGAACTACTTCCTCCAGAGCGATTCTATTCAATCACAGCGGAGAAATAAAATATGTATCTCAAAAAGACTTCAGACAAATATTTCCAACTCCGGGCTGGGTAGAGCATGACCCAAACGAAATCTGGTCTTCACAGATTTCTGTAGCGGCTGAGATTATTGCCAAGGCAGGTATTTCAGGATTGGAAGTAGCAGCTATTGGGATTACGAACCAACGTGAAACAACTATAGTTTGGGACAAAGAATCCGGCGAGCCTATTTATAATGCTATTGTATGGCAGGACCGCAGAACTTCCAAATACTGTGATGAACTGAAAGAGCAGGGACATGCAGAAACCATCCGGGAAAAAACAGGACTTGTTTTAGACGCTTACTTCTCTGCTACCAAACTGAAATGGATCCTTGACAATGTAGAAGGAGCAAGAGAAAAAGCAGAAGCAGGAGAATTATGTTTCGGAACTGTTGATACCTGGCTTGTATGGAAGCTTACCCGTGGAAAAATGTTCATCACCGATGTTTCCAATGCCAGCAGAACAATGCTTTTAAATATCCATACTTTGGAATGGGACAATGATCTATTGCAACTTTTCAATATACCAAGGGCTATTCTTCCTGAGGTCAAACAAAGTAGTGAAGTATATGGAGAAACAGCAACGACTCTATTTTCCACTAAAATTCCTATTGCAGGGATCGCGGGTGATCAGCAGGCTGCATTATTTGGACAGATGTGTACTTCCCCGGGAATGGTAAAAAACACTTACGGAACAGGTTGTTTCCTCTTAATGAATACCGGAAAAGAAGCTGTTTCATCAAAAAACAATCTTCTGACCACAGTGGCATGGAAGATCAACGGAGAAGTTAACTATGCATTGGAAGGAAGTGTATTTGTAGGAGGTGCCGCCATTCAATGGTTAAGAGACGGCCTTAAGCTTATTCAGTCTTCTGACCAGGTTAATGATCTGGCAGCATCTGTTGAAGATAATGGCGGAGTTTATTTTGTTCCTGCCCTTACAGGTTTGGGTGCTCCTCATTGGGATCAATACGCACGTGGAACTATTGTGGGGATTACCCGCGGTACAACTGACGGACATATCGCAAGAGCAACCTTAGAGGGAATTGCATTTCAGGTTTATGATATTGTAAAATCTATGGAAGCTGATTCCGGAAGAGCGAGCCTTGAGCTAAGAGTAGACGGGGGAGCTTCGGCAAGTGATTTATTAATGCAGATTCAGTCTGATCTTTTCGGGTTTAAAATCACCAGACCCAAAACCCTGGAAACAACGGCACTTGGAGCAGCTTATCTGGCAGGCCTTGCTGTTGGATACTGGAAAAACATTGATGAAATACAGGCTCAATGGATTGTAGACAAGGATTTCCATCCTAAACTGGAAAAGGAAAAAGTAGATACCATGGTTCACTTTTGGACCAAAGCAGTATCACGTGCTCAAAGCTGGATAGAAGATTAA